In Moraxella nasovis, the sequence GGTGTACGACACAAATGGGCGGATAAAACTGATAATAAACTTGAAAACAATAGCACTCAAACCACGCTCAATCTAGGGCTTGCCTATGCCCTAAGTGCCAGAAGCAATCTGACTGCCAACGTTCGCACACCCATTTCAGGCAGTGGTGGCAGTACGCTGTCGGTTGGTTTGTCCACCAAATTGGGTCAATTGCCACCACCTTTATCACAAAAATACCGACAAACACAATGAAAACTACCTTAACACTTGGCTTGTTTTTATTGATGATGTCTGCCAATGCAGATTGGTATTATCCCACCCAAACTCTCGGCACTAAATCTACCTTTAAACATCAAAGAGACCATAAAATCACCAAGCAAGACGTGGATTATTCTTGCGGAGCATCATCTTTATCAACCATTTTGACTTACTTTTATCAAACGCCCAAAACAGAACGGCAGATTTTGGACGATATGGCATTGGACAATGTGATGGCTTCATTTTTGGATTTGGCAAAGGTTAGTCAAAAGTATGGTTTTGCTACTCGTGGGGTGATGATGGATTATGACACACTGACTAAGCTTAAAATCCCTGCTGTGGTGTATGTTAATCATAAGCGTAGCGATCATTTTAGTGTGGTGCGAGCCATTGATAAAAATAACGTGTATTTGGCAGATTCTAGTTGGGGCAATCGCACCTTGACAAGAAGGCAATTTGAAAAAATATGGCTCACTGCCCAAGACCACACAAAAGGTAAGGTATTGCTGATTTTGCCCAATCATGACACGCAAAGGCGATTAAGTGATCACACATTCACTGCCATTACTGACACCCAAACGCTACTTAGAACAAGCCCCTCGTTATTTCGCACGTTTTTGTGATGAGTGTAAGTTGGAACTTATGGCAGATGATGCACTGTAATATGTTACAAAATTAATCTAACTTATTATAAAATAAGCAAAAAATTCATTTAAAACTAATTGAATTTTCATTGCTTAACAGTGGGGGATAAGGCACTTTATCTGCATGCTTAATTGGTTATTTAATTTGTTATTTATAAAAGGGGTTAAACTTAAGCTGGCTTGATAAAAGGGGTTAAACTTAAGCTGGCTTGCCCCTTATAAAATCATAACTAATAGTGATTTATTAACAACTTCTTTGTTGAGAGTTTGAACTAAAGCAGAAAGTAACAGGTGCTTTTGTCACCAAGATCATCAAA encodes:
- a CDS encoding C39 family peptidase, whose product is MKTTLTLGLFLLMMSANADWYYPTQTLGTKSTFKHQRDHKITKQDVDYSCGASSLSTILTYFYQTPKTERQILDDMALDNVMASFLDLAKVSQKYGFATRGVMMDYDTLTKLKIPAVVYVNHKRSDHFSVVRAIDKNNVYLADSSWGNRTLTRRQFEKIWLTAQDHTKGKVLLILPNHDTQRRLSDHTFTAITDTQTLLRTSPSLFRTFL